CGATGAATACCAGCAATTACAAGACCTGCAATATGAGCAATATCTGCAAGTAAGTATGCACCAATTTCTTTTGCAATTTGATAGAATTTATCAAAATCAATAATTCTTGAATAAGAACTACTTCCACATACAATCATTTTTACTTTTTCCCTTAAAGCAATTTCTCTTACATTATCATAATCAATCAATTCCGTATCTTTATTAACTCCATAAAATTTTACATTATAAAGTTTTCCTGAAAAGTTCATAGGAGTCCCATGGGTGAGATGACCTCCATCTTTTATATTCATCGCAAGGATTTTATCACCTGGTTTTAAAACAGAAAAATAAACAGACA
This DNA window, taken from bacterium, encodes the following:
- a CDS encoding serine hydroxymethyltransferase (catalyzes the reaction of glycine with 5,10-methylenetetrahydrofolate to form L-serine and tetrahydrofolate); its protein translation is MLKKFDPEIYKALVGETKKQRETINLIPSENIVSKNVLKVVGSVFTNKYAEGYPGHRYYGGCKFVDIVETIAIERAKKLFHSQHANVQPHSGSQANMSVYFSVLKPGDKILAMNIKDGGHLTHGTPMNFSGKLYNVKFYGVNKDTELIDYDNVREIALREKVKMIVCGSSSYSRIIDFDKFYQIAKEIGAYLLADIAHIAGLVIAGIHR